The window ACCAAAATGAAGTCTTCCCAAAACACATTTGAGCCCATGAAAGAATACTTGAATTCCATGTTACACAGACATatctaatacaaaaataatgcACCATTTCATCATATTTCCCATACATTTATCCTAAATGAATGAGCGAGATTGGTAGCCAGCTGGACTCACCCCATGTACTTTAATTTGCTTTGAAAAAGTCAAACCAATCTCCTCAACGATGGCTCGCCAGTTGATACGGACACATGCATTTCTAGTTCAATTCAGGTGCAAGTTACCCTTAATATTGAGCTTGCTACTAACAACTCTTTTGAATCAGTAAACCGAATTGACGTTTTCTTTTGTAATGTgataaacaaacaaagaaagaattgaTCAACAAGTTATTGACTAAGATTTGAGATGTTGATCCTTTCATTTATACGTTTGTTTTagcttttttcatttataaatggGATAAGAGAATATCTAGAACACACAAGTCAGAAATGCTTTGCCAGTTGTTACCTGAGTTCCAGCCAAAGATGCATGATCATACTTTGGACAATCAGCAAAAGTTCGTGTTTTAACTAATACAATGCATAATTAATTGTCAGTAGATCACCAAATTTGCGTGTTCtaaactccaaaaaataaaaaataaaaaggatataAAAAACAATCATATCGGTATGGATCTGATCAGCTAcagagaaaaatcaaaatcgaaATTACATTCTCTGAAAAAAGAAGTTGTTTCCAACATAGAAGtaataatataagaaatatgCAAGTATGATATGGGGAATGATCTGAATAAAAATTGACAATTTAACTTGATAGTCAACTCCTCAAGATAAAGAAGGGACCCTCGTGCAACAAGGTGCCAGTATTTTTATTCCAGAGTCCATTACTTATCTTAAGTTTAAAACATGAAACGTGAAGATGATCATGAGGCCAGCTGCTCTAGCCTTTACTTAGGGCAGGGACTAGCTAGCTCATTTAACGGGTAAGCGTGGACAACAATATAAGTGGAGAGCCACAGATTATCGGGTATCCAAGTGATGCAGATACAAGAAAATAGGTATTATACATTGATTTGAATCTGAGACAGCGCCTGCATAACTCATTCTTTTTAGGTGGACATGAAtgataaacattaaaaaaaagaaaggaaatgtcAAAATAGATTTCTTTTCTTCGCTCTTTCATCTACTGTGAGAAGATACAAGCATAAGAATTCAAAAGAGTCAAACTGAAAATTTCCCATCAAGAGGAAGATTTTTATAGACaatctctttttcattttctatcacAATTTTCTTCAGGACTGTAATGGTGGAATGAACTGAGTTGGTCCATAACCACAaacaaacaagaaagaaaaattgcaGAAAAGACAACAATGAGATGATATATGATTGTCATCCTTGTTGATACTTACAAAGCTGACACTGATGAATTGCAGAAGACACAAGAATCCGACACCAGATGATCCATGATGCTACCCTTTTCCACCTTGAGATTATTACTGTGTCTGTTCCACAGGTGCACTGCAAAGCTTTGCATCCTAACATGTAGGAGCTTTCCAGCCAACCACTTAGAATGGGGCTTATCCCTCGGCCCCTTGAAGAAACTGGGAATCTTACTCCAGTCAACTGGATAAAATGCAGGAGGGGGCAAGACTGTGAAATTGAATCCGGTTCTTCCACTGATCTTTGAAACAACCCTTGAAACCAAGTAAGGACCATTGTGACCCCACTTGTTCCCATTGAATGTGAGTGCGAATTCTTCAATGAATTTCAGAAGAAGGGGGTGCTGCTCATCAAAGATCATCACTGCGTTATTCAACCGGCTCCAGTTTCCGGTTGCGAGATCCATGGTCTGTGCTCCTATCACATTTCTCAGACCTGAGAAACTCTTCAATACTACAAAATCTGTGTCCATGTAAATTCCACCAAATTTGTACAATAATGCAAGTCTAAGCAAATTGGAGAGGTTTTGACCCAGTGAAATTTCACCAGGATTAATCTTCCGTTTCTTCAACCTATTAAACCACACTTCGCCCATGGTGTTCTTGAATATATAATCAAAATCAGGAGAAACCGCGATTACTCGGAATCCTTTTTCCCCAAAAGGATTTAGCAATTGTGTTCCCCCGCTAGAATCCAAGGAATTCGAAACTATAACCAGACAAGCGTTTGGGTGTGATTTAAACATACTCTCTACTGTAAAAAATTCCCTCTCACCAAACGACTCCAATGAAGAAATCCAAGTCATGAAAAACCGAAATTTGCACGAAGAATCCCCGAAAAACTCCTTCACTCTCCCAGAAAACCATCTAGACCTGTTTCCGGGCCGCAGAATCTTGAGCACTGAACCTCTTTTCGGGACCCCTCTGGGCGTATTCAGGGAAGAATCCTTGACGGGTAGGTCCGaactctccaatttcttcaaagGGGGCAAACGGATCTTCCGGATTACCGGAGGTTGCTCTTCTTTCACTGCATacaacaaagaagaagaagaaagcttCGCCGAAGAAGACGACCATTTCGTCTTTGCCTGCGTTCCCCCGGCAGCATTCTCCGGCGACTTATTGGAGTCCCCCACCTGTGCGTCAGCCAAAAAAGGAAGCTTTACATAGAATATACGGAACCCATTGTAGCCCACCGAGAGAAAGAGGCAGAGAACGAGAATGGAAGTAGACAAAGGCCTTTGACACTGCTTCAAGCGTTGAACAGCAAGAGAATGCGCTTCAGCATCGGAGCTCCtgtgtttcttttcctcacacATGGTTGGTAGATTTTCCTAGTGTATTTCCTGCAGCAGTTTCATTTTCTATTACACAAAGTTGTTGTTCAGTGAAGAGAATCAAAGTTCCAGAGCTTGAAAACCACTTTAATGGCGGCAAAATgggtaagaaaaagaaaaaccttttgATTTTTGGCGTAACTGTAGAGCCAAAATTTatatggaagataaagagaaagGAAGAGATGAAGCAGGCTCACTCGACTCGGCTAAGCTCGGCTTGCTCGCTTTTGAAGGAATCTGGCGGGTCAGCCTGGGAATGTTGAATAATTCcagtttcaaatttatattgGGAATTATTTTAACGTTTTAATTCAAATACCCAttccaaattcaaaaaataaatttattttcacaaatttagaaatatttaaaattttatatactctgatttcatttttccttttttgagtatgtttctgaaaatactttttattttttaatatatttcttaaaattttttttttttgttaaataggATAAAAGCAACTGAAATTTGTGAAATATCCCCTctctatatttcattttcttaataaagtatttcaaattcatttagaattttttacATATGGAATAAATCATTTAAGTaaaccattttaatttaaaaaattaatttcttatcataaaaaacataaattttaacatctataAAAAGTTATAAGCTCATACCATAAAAACAATCACCATCTACAATAGAGGATTTTTTATAATGGGTAATAGTTTTCACAATAATTTGTATTTtcagaaataaaaatgaaatttaatttaaattaaattataatgatGTCTTTagcaggaattttttttttttaattatttttaaaattaaaaaaaaatattgatttccATGAGGAAAAGTCCAGAAGCATCCGTACGCAGAGCAGTGTCAGTGTGTGAGACAAAGAGTGGCGCAATCGGAAATTTACGATAGATTGAGGATATGAGTCATATGACCCC of the Vitis vinifera cultivar Pinot Noir 40024 chromosome 10, ASM3070453v1 genome contains:
- the LOC100853373 gene encoding uncharacterized protein At4g19900, producing MCEEKKHRSSDAEAHSLAVQRLKQCQRPLSTSILVLCLFLSVGYNGFRIFYVKLPFLADAQVGDSNKSPENAAGGTQAKTKWSSSSAKLSSSSLLYAVKEEQPPVIRKIRLPPLKKLESSDLPVKDSSLNTPRGVPKRGSVLKILRPGNRSRWFSGRVKEFFGDSSCKFRFFMTWISSLESFGEREFFTVESMFKSHPNACLVIVSNSLDSSGGTQLLNPFGEKGFRVIAVSPDFDYIFKNTMGEVWFNRLKKRKINPGEISLGQNLSNLLRLALLYKFGGIYMDTDFVVLKSFSGLRNVIGAQTMDLATGNWSRLNNAVMIFDEQHPLLLKFIEEFALTFNGNKWGHNGPYLVSRVVSKISGRTGFNFTVLPPPAFYPVDWSKIPSFFKGPRDKPHSKWLAGKLLHVRMQSFAVHLWNRHSNNLKVEKGSIMDHLVSDSCVFCNSSVSAL